From one Candidatus Zixiibacteriota bacterium genomic stretch:
- a CDS encoding HIT domain-containing protein produces the protein MARYVHLAAMNCIFCQIVNRQKPAKVYFEDEEIIVFADILPKAEIHLLVLPKAHYPDLQDIPDDLLLKLFVRIRAMAAELGIEDNYRLQLNNGPKSGQIIPHIHFHFLSNEPGVKLRLEQR, from the coding sequence ATGGCGCGATATGTACATTTGGCGGCGATGAATTGTATTTTCTGTCAAATCGTCAATCGCCAGAAACCGGCAAAGGTCTATTTTGAGGATGAGGAGATAATAGTCTTTGCCGATATTCTTCCCAAAGCGGAGATACATCTTCTGGTTCTCCCCAAGGCGCATTATCCTGATTTGCAGGATATACCGGATGACCTTTTGCTGAAGTTATTTGTCAGAATCCGGGCGATGGCGGCCGAACTCGGCATCGAGGATAATTACCGTCTGCAGTTGAACAATGGTCCTAAATCGGGGCAGATAATACCGCATATACATTTTCATTTTCTGTCGAATGAGCCGGGGGTGAAGTTGAGATTAGAGCAGAGATAA